The Coffea arabica cultivar ET-39 chromosome 9e, Coffea Arabica ET-39 HiFi, whole genome shotgun sequence genome has a window encoding:
- the LOC140014662 gene encoding uncharacterized protein, which yields MAPCESIGSKGAYRPVPTPLISMGTKQAMNNMLTGIKISKNGPAISHLFFADDSLIFCKANSKEASEITRILQIYELASGQKINIEKSAVLFSRNTSQANKQEVLQTLGNIQHVSQAKYLGLPMVIGRSKNSTFKFLKEKMIGKLQGWKGKMLSNAGKEVLLKLVALALPSYTMSVFKLPDGLCKALSNMMARFWWGNDQEDGIGRQIGNDRSTAIWKDRWVPNGMNGLIRLARPQNCIIDKVCELISNKRWNNNLIQSIFSREEAEQILMIPLSIQERQDRFVWMHSSSGDYTTKSGYAQARLKSSKKANKMQPNEGSSSRKDDPTLWHQGARSRVNGISHIEATINFLWQLWKARNACNFNKESTKGNLISSRALEEWLEYKQMWDLENGESKKDEPEVPTRTITKEFQDQHAILMFTDAAMDNKRSRGGLGIATKDHNGRLVKTWTIPTGMMKDAAILEAEAIRSAMLKALEEGWTSLLIHSDCKCLVDRINHRCIGLSLLDMLVDDIIHLSRSFW from the exons ATGGCCCCTTGTGAATCAATTGGATCAAAGGGTGCATATCGTCCTGTTCCTACTCCTTTAATATCAATGGGAACAAAACAGGCTAT GAACAATATGTTAACAGGAATTAAAATCTCCAAGAATGGCCCTGCCATATCCCATTTATTTTTCGCAGATGACTCGTTGATCTTCTGTAAAGCTAACTCTAAGGAGGCAAGTGAGATCACCAGAATCCTTCAAATCTATGAACTAGCTTCAGGACAAAAGATCAACATTGAGAAATCAGCAGTTCTTTTCAGCAGAAACACTTCCCAGGCAAACAAACAAGAGGTCCTCCAAACTCTTGGCAACATCCAGCATGTCTCTCAGGCAAAGTATCTGGGCCTCCCTATGGTTATAGGAAGATCTAAAAACAGCACATTCAAGTTCCTGAAAGAGAAGATGATTGGCAAGCTGCAAGGATGGAAGGGAAAGATGCTAAGTAATGCGGGCAAAGAGGTTCTTCTCAAATTAGTTGCGTTAGCTCTACCATCATATACCATGTCAGTTTTCAAGCTTCCAGATGGACTATGTAAAGCATTAAGCAACATGATGGCGAGGTTTTGGTGGGGAAATGACCAAG AAGATGGCATTGGAAGACAGATAGGGAATGATAGATCAACTGCAATTTGGAAGGATAGATGGGTTCCCAATGGTATGAATGGACTAATAAGATTAGCTAGACCTCAAAATTGCATCATAGACAAAGTCTGTGAGTTGATCAGTAACAAGAGATGGAACAACAATCTTATTCAGTCCATTTTCTCAAGAGAAGAGGCGGAACAAATACTAATGATCCCTCTCAGCATCCAGGAAAGGCAGGACAGGTTCGTTTGGATGCATAGCAGTAGTGGAGACTAcaccaccaagtcaggatatGCTCAAGCCAGATTAAAATCGAGCAAGAAGGCCAATAAGATGCAACCAAACGAGGGATCCAGCTCAAGGAAGGATGATCCTACACTATGGCATCAA GGTGCTAGAAGCAGAGTTAACGGCATCAGTCACATAGAAGCCACAATAAACTTCTTGTGGCAATTGTGGAAAGCCAGAAATGCCTGCAACTTCAACAAGGAAAGCACAAAAGGTAACCTGATTTCAAGTAGAGCTCTAGAAGAATGGTTGGAGTACAAACAGATGTGGGACTTGGAGAATGGGGAAAGCAAAAAGGATGAGCCAGAAGTGCCAACGAGGACCATCACAAAAGAGTTCCAGGATCAACATGCCATTTTAATGTTCACGGATGCAGCAATGGACAATAAGAGAAGTAGAGGGGGATTGGGCATTGCAACAAAGGACCATAATGGAAGACTGGTCAAAACATGGACAATCCCTACTGGAATGATGAAAGATGCTGCCATATTAGAAGCTGAAGCAATCAGATCAGCCATGCTCAAAGCTCTGGAAGAAGGGTGGACATCTCTACTCATACACTCAGATTGTAAGTGTTTAGTGGATAGAATTAATCACAGATGTATTGGATTATCTCTGTTAGATATGTTGGTAGATGATATCATACATCTTAGTCGATCCTTTTGGTGA
- the LOC140014749 gene encoding ferredoxin--NADP reductase, root-type isozyme, chloroplastic-like: protein MMAQAHSALSQITFAVYPCNSDSSFRRSILKTNNVRFHDKSWISVSDFDLKTKNVVHSRSQRILCFSVQQASKPKVGVSPLLLEDPKEPPMHLYKPKEPYSATIVSVERLVGPKAPGETCHIVIDHGGNVPYWEGQSYGVIPPGENPKKPGSPNNVRLYSIASTRYGDSFDGKTASFCVRRAVYYDPDTGKEDPSKQGVCSNFLCDSNPGDKVKITGPSGKIMLLPEDNPKATHIMIATGTGVAPYRAYLRRMFMESVPTFKFGGLAWLFLGVANTDSLLYDDEFSQYLRDYPDNFRYDRALSREQKNKNGGKMYVQDKIEEYSDEIFKLLDTGAHIYFCGLKGMMPGIQDTLKRVAEQRGESWDEKLSQLKKNKQWHVEVY from the exons ATGATGGCTCAGGCTCACTCTGCTTTGTCTCAG ATCACTTTTGCGGTTTATCCCTGTAACAGCGATTCTTCTTTCCGGAGATCGATTTTGAAG ACAAACAATGTGAGATTTCATGACAAATCATGGATCTCTGTCTCAGATTTTGACTTGAAAACAAAGAATGTTGTACATTCCAGAAGCCAACGCATTCTGTGCTTCTCAGTACAACAAGCAAGCAAACCTAAGGTTGGAGTTTCACCTTTGTTGCTCGAAGATCCAAAGGAGCCACCAATGCACTTGTACAAGCCAAAGGAACCGTATAGTGCAACAATTGTCTCTGTTGAGAGGCTTGTTGGCCCGAAAGCTCCTGGAGAGACTTGTCATATTGTGATTGATCATGGTGGTAATGTTCCTTACTGGGAAGGACAAAGTTATGGTGTCATTCCTCCT GGTGAAAATCCAAAGAAACCAGGTAGTCCCAACAATGTTCGTTTGTACTCAATTGCTTCTACTCGCTATGGGGACTCTTTTGATGGCAAAACAGCAAGCTTCTGTGTCCGACGTGCCGTGTATTATGATCCGGATACAGGAAAAGAAGACCCTTCAAAACAAGGTGTATGCAGTAACTTTCTATGTGATTCAAATCCTGGAGACAAAGTTAAGATCACAG GTCCTTCTGGCAAGATCATGCTGTTGCCTGAAGATAACCCAAAGGCCACCCACATTATGATAGCAACTGGTACTGGTGTGGCTCCCTATAGGGCTTACCTTCGCCGCATGTTTATGGAATCTGTCCCAACTTTCAAGTTTGGTGGCCTTGCTTGGCTCTTCCTTGGGGTGGCAAACACTGACAGTCTACTATATGATGATGAGTTCTCCCAATATCTTAGGGACTACCCAGATAATTTCAGATATGACCGTGCACTCAGCCGAGAGCAGAAGAACAAGAATGGGGGCAAGATGTATGTTCAGGATAAAATTGAAGAATACAGTGACGAGATCTTTAAATTACTGGACACTGGGGCACACATCTATTTCTGTGGGCTCAAGGGGATGATGCCTGGGATCCAAGATACTCTCAAGAGAGTTGCAGAGCAGAGAGGGGAGAGTTGGGATGAGAAGCTCTCACAACTTAAAAAGAACAAGCAGTGGCACGTTGAAGTCTACTAA